One window from the genome of Ignavibacteria bacterium encodes:
- a CDS encoding Rne/Rng family ribonuclease, with amino-acid sequence MLKEIIINSSNTQTRVAITEDGKLVDFFVDYSENRRMVGDVYLGKVARVLPGIKAAFIDIGMKHDGFLHFSDIGEKTKELQAMIDEEDDEDDNVARVAADEENAIVQTKFINGVPILQKGEPILVQITKEPVVNKGVRVSSAISIPGRFCVLLPYDNKIGVSKKITDFRERKRLRIIAKSLLPQNYGLIIRTVARGQAEEQIKDDLRSLLKLWKKIQEKARSGTPPAIIYQDVSTTSSVIRDLFTSDISKVYIDNKKVFKEIKDYIAVSQPELLDKVEQVRSEEPIFEAFKVEEQIKELFARKVAMKSGGHIVIEHTEAMVVIDVNSGKYAASKDQELNSLKTDLEAAREIAHQLRLRDIGGLIVIDFIDLEDEKNRKKVYDELKKEFRRDRAKVSILPMSDFGLVQITRQRVRQNIMQALTETCPVCMGTGLLTKKSHLIHEIDEWLGKYRTEAPHRSIIIKCHPFVAQKLKEGFPSTLAKMQMRYMLRIRIEEDNAFNSDQFKVIARKTKQDLTGIITDL; translated from the coding sequence ATGTTAAAAGAAATTATTATAAATTCATCGAACACACAGACCCGTGTGGCGATAACGGAAGACGGGAAATTAGTAGATTTCTTCGTCGATTACTCCGAAAACCGGAGGATGGTTGGAGATGTGTATCTTGGCAAAGTAGCCAGGGTACTTCCCGGCATTAAAGCAGCATTCATAGACATCGGCATGAAGCACGATGGTTTTCTCCATTTTTCAGATATCGGAGAGAAAACCAAAGAACTTCAGGCAATGATAGATGAAGAGGATGATGAAGATGATAATGTAGCACGCGTTGCTGCAGATGAAGAAAATGCCATCGTCCAGACTAAATTCATAAATGGTGTCCCCATCTTACAGAAGGGGGAACCAATCCTTGTGCAGATCACAAAAGAGCCCGTAGTCAATAAAGGCGTGCGGGTCAGTTCGGCTATTTCAATACCGGGCAGATTTTGTGTTCTCCTCCCTTACGACAACAAGATCGGTGTTTCAAAAAAGATAACTGACTTCCGTGAAAGAAAGCGCCTTCGCATAATTGCCAAGAGTCTTCTTCCACAGAATTACGGTTTGATCATCAGAACTGTTGCCCGCGGTCAGGCAGAGGAACAGATAAAGGATGACTTGAGAAGCCTCTTGAAACTTTGGAAAAAGATTCAGGAAAAGGCGAGAAGCGGAACCCCCCCTGCCATTATATATCAGGATGTCTCCACCACTTCAAGTGTCATCAGGGATCTTTTCACCTCTGACATCTCAAAAGTGTACATCGACAACAAAAAAGTATTCAAAGAGATTAAAGATTACATCGCGGTCTCACAGCCTGAGTTGCTCGACAAAGTTGAGCAGGTGCGTTCGGAGGAACCGATCTTCGAAGCATTCAAGGTTGAGGAGCAGATAAAAGAACTCTTCGCAAGAAAAGTTGCCATGAAGAGCGGCGGTCACATTGTGATCGAGCATACTGAAGCGATGGTTGTAATCGATGTAAACAGCGGAAAATATGCAGCCAGCAAGGATCAGGAACTGAACTCCCTGAAAACCGATCTGGAAGCAGCCCGCGAAATTGCGCATCAGTTGCGGTTAAGGGATATCGGCGGTTTAATCGTAATCGATTTTATCGATCTCGAGGATGAAAAGAACAGAAAGAAAGTTTACGATGAACTCAAGAAAGAGTTCAGAAGAGACCGCGCTAAGGTATCCATTCTCCCCATGTCAGACTTTGGTCTTGTTCAGATCACCAGACAGAGGGTAAGACAGAATATCATGCAGGCTCTTACCGAGACATGTCCCGTTTGCATGGGGACCGGTTTGTTGACGAAGAAGTCGCACCTCATTCATGAAATTGATGAATGGCTCGGAAAATACAGAACCGAGGCGCCGCATCGCTCGATTATTATTAAATGCCATCCATTCGTAGCGCAGAAACTCAAGGAAGGATTCCCGAGTACACTCGCCAAGATGCAGATGAGATACATGCTAAGAATCAGAATTGAAGAGGATAATGCATTCAATTCAGATCAGTTCAAAGTTATAGCCCGTAAAACCAAACAGGATTTGACGGGGATAATAACAGATTTGTGA
- a CDS encoding outer membrane lipoprotein carrier protein LolA translates to MKSKVFILGWVIAGMFLPLFAQNATIQAIQKKFNSLTDISASYQQYSGKTLVAKGTFSYKKENKVRLTFGNNLIVSDGKTNWNHDKKQNKVIVTKVDNKAVSLLSVNKLINNTPGDCDLSGSGNTVKMTPKKGKQLGFKSVEITKDGQDLISSIIIEDNSKVLMKINFSGYSLNKGIPDSDFTFKPSGDIKVVDLR, encoded by the coding sequence ATGAAAAGCAAAGTTTTTATTCTTGGCTGGGTGATAGCCGGCATGTTTCTGCCACTTTTCGCTCAGAATGCTACAATTCAGGCAATCCAGAAGAAATTCAACAGTCTTACCGACATTTCAGCCTCATATCAGCAATACAGTGGTAAAACGCTTGTTGCCAAAGGCACCTTCTCCTATAAAAAAGAGAACAAGGTCAGACTGACATTTGGAAACAACCTGATAGTCAGTGACGGCAAAACAAACTGGAATCATGACAAGAAGCAGAACAAAGTGATCGTCACAAAAGTCGATAACAAAGCGGTTTCTCTTCTTAGCGTCAATAAACTAATTAACAACACCCCCGGTGACTGCGATCTTTCCGGATCTGGGAATACGGTTAAGATGACCCCCAAAAAAGGGAAGCAGCTTGGTTTCAAGTCAGTTGAGATAACAAAAGACGGGCAGGATCTGATTTCATCCATTATTATTGAAGACAATTCTAAAGTGTTGATGAAAATAAATTTTTCAGGGTATTCACTCAACAAAGGAATACCTGACAGCGATTTTACCTTTAAACCATCCGGAGATATTAAAGTAGTTGACCTCCGCTAA
- a CDS encoding flippase-like domain-containing protein yields the protein MTSAKKKFFSPRDIIVYVLSLGLAALFLYWAFKGVDTTQLWGFIKGASPWWIITLIVFQMAAHWFRALRWKAIMESLKPDVSSFNLFGAVLIGYGLNNIVPRLGEIGRAVAVGKSENLSKTSILGTVIVERIIDILLFAFAVILSGWIYEGDIYSGELSWLKLTITLGTGGFLALIVFVVLLIRYKERFSGFITSLIGKFSPKISSKLEEIFHKMIIGFSTLKTTKSYIKTIIYSVLIMLGYAATSWAGFYALGLDTSYSLGLSAAWIIMSISSIGVIIPTPGGIGSYHTITKTAMLMLYGCPEALGLAYATFLHGVTYILHLLAAIIFLIYFKFRLPGVHTEDIIDIEED from the coding sequence TTGACCTCCGCTAAGAAGAAATTCTTCTCACCCCGAGACATAATTGTATATGTGTTATCATTAGGGCTTGCAGCTCTCTTTTTATATTGGGCATTCAAGGGTGTTGACACAACTCAATTGTGGGGATTTATAAAGGGAGCTTCTCCCTGGTGGATAATTACTCTTATTGTTTTCCAGATGGCAGCGCACTGGTTCAGGGCTCTCAGATGGAAAGCCATCATGGAATCCCTGAAACCCGATGTAAGTTCGTTCAATCTTTTTGGGGCAGTTCTTATCGGATACGGGTTGAATAATATTGTCCCGAGACTCGGAGAAATCGGAAGAGCTGTTGCCGTAGGAAAATCAGAGAATTTATCAAAAACCTCCATTCTCGGAACTGTAATTGTGGAAAGAATAATTGACATTCTCCTTTTTGCTTTTGCAGTTATCTTAAGCGGGTGGATATACGAGGGAGATATTTATTCCGGTGAATTGAGCTGGCTTAAACTGACTATTACACTGGGTACAGGCGGATTTCTCGCATTGATTGTTTTTGTTGTTTTGCTGATCAGGTACAAAGAGAGATTCTCTGGTTTCATCACTTCTTTGATTGGCAAATTTTCACCAAAAATATCCTCGAAGCTCGAAGAGATTTTTCATAAAATGATAATCGGCTTTTCGACTCTCAAGACAACAAAAAGCTACATCAAGACGATAATCTACAGTGTTCTTATCATGCTCGGTTACGCAGCTACAAGCTGGGCAGGATTTTATGCACTGGGTTTGGATACAAGCTATTCACTCGGACTTTCTGCTGCATGGATAATCATGAGTATCAGTTCGATAGGGGTGATAATACCCACTCCGGGCGGCATAGGAAGCTACCATACCATCACTAAAACAGCGATGCTGATGCTTTACGGTTGCCCTGAGGCACTCGGTCTCGCCTATGCAACATTTTTACACGGTGTTACATATATTCTCCATTTGCTGGCTGCAATCATATTTCTCATTTATTTCAAGTTTCGACTTCCGGGCGTTCACACAGAGGATATAATAGATATTGAAGAAGATTAA
- a CDS encoding 2-phosphosulfolactate phosphatase, which yields MRINTILTPLMVEELYFAGRIAVVIDVLRATTTITTAIMNGAKEIVPVGSLDFSKIASASSFGGRTMRGGEKNSKKIEGFDLGNSPFEYVETVVKGKSIVFFTTNGSKAIVKTKYGSGTLICSFLNVSKVAEVLVNLGKEYDIVCSGRNGDFSLEDTVCAGMLISELLKLKNDLTLSDASKVALDLYEKYGSDLRSLFGVSEHGKILETEGFIEDLEYCAQTNITAIVPVFENSSIKLYDPAHHLTNN from the coding sequence ATGCGAATTAATACTATATTGACTCCGTTAATGGTGGAAGAGCTGTATTTTGCCGGAAGGATAGCTGTCGTGATTGATGTGCTGAGAGCAACAACAACAATCACCACGGCTATCATGAATGGCGCGAAAGAGATTGTGCCTGTGGGCTCACTTGATTTCAGTAAAATAGCATCCGCAAGTTCTTTTGGCGGAAGGACCATGAGGGGTGGTGAAAAGAATTCGAAGAAGATCGAGGGATTTGACCTCGGGAACTCCCCTTTTGAATATGTCGAAACAGTTGTAAAAGGGAAATCGATTGTCTTTTTTACGACGAACGGTTCGAAAGCCATCGTAAAAACCAAGTATGGGAGTGGTACCCTGATCTGTTCATTTCTTAATGTTTCAAAAGTTGCGGAAGTGCTGGTGAACCTTGGGAAAGAGTACGACATCGTTTGCTCGGGCAGAAATGGAGATTTCAGTCTGGAAGATACCGTTTGTGCCGGAATGCTGATAAGTGAATTGCTCAAATTAAAAAATGATCTTACACTTTCAGATGCTTCAAAAGTTGCATTGGATCTTTATGAGAAGTACGGTTCCGATTTGCGTTCACTTTTTGGAGTAAGCGAGCACGGCAAAATTCTCGAGACTGAAGGGTTTATTGAAGACCTTGAATACTGTGCACAGACCAACATTACCGCCATAGTTCCTGTATTTGAGAATTCTTCGATTAAACTTTATGACCCTGCACATCATTTAACAAATAACTGA
- a CDS encoding peptidylprolyl isomerase, whose product MSKTTATFNTSMGSFEVELYADKTPKTVENFIGLAKKGYYDGVIFHRVIANFMIQGGDPTGTGRGGESIWGPKFKDEIVKDLRHTGPGILSMANAGPNTNGSQFFITLVPTPWLDGKHTVFGKVITGMDVVEEIGNTETFKPFDRPVVDVVINSVTVVE is encoded by the coding sequence ATGAGTAAAACAACTGCAACCTTCAATACCAGTATGGGTTCGTTTGAAGTTGAACTGTACGCGGACAAGACACCAAAAACCGTGGAGAATTTCATTGGACTTGCGAAAAAAGGGTATTACGACGGTGTTATTTTCCACAGAGTAATCGCAAATTTCATGATTCAAGGTGGTGACCCGACAGGCACAGGTCGTGGTGGTGAGAGCATTTGGGGACCGAAGTTTAAAGATGAAATTGTTAAAGACCTAAGGCACACAGGACCCGGAATACTCTCGATGGCGAATGCCGGTCCGAATACCAATGGCAGTCAGTTTTTTATTACACTGGTTCCCACACCATGGCTCGATGGCAAACATACTGTGTTTGGTAAGGTGATAACAGGTATGGATGTAGTTGAGGAAATTGGAAATACCGAGACATTCAAGCCTTTCGACCGTCCAGTTGTAGATGTAGTAATTAATTCGGTTACTGTCGTTGAGTAA
- the holA gene encoding DNA polymerase III subunit delta, protein MSKKFQAPLISLVAQDIRAKKLKPVYFFYGKDSYEIEKRTQAIRKFVEPEIPFEFDIQMFQGSSTSVDELLDFCQSFPLAGDRRLAIVKNFNSLKFDGRKYNSHLISYFKNPSPHTTLVMLYDDAAFPEKEPYKTLAELNYVFVARTPDFDDLVEWVAATAKLSGKRLEKHDAELLVSLTGDDKLMIEMQLEKLIEFSGEFDEISADMIKRSVAPTKQFTIFDFIDKVLIKDKPAALRLLGKILNQGEPALLILFHLNRQFSTILAMRESLSAGRNDFEAASEAGIQKWQLDKLKPALKKFSFKDLSLVYAALLRADIALKSSDTDEKTVLFTALNEILI, encoded by the coding sequence TTGAGTAAAAAATTTCAGGCACCGTTAATTTCGCTTGTTGCCCAGGATATCCGGGCAAAGAAATTAAAACCTGTATATTTTTTTTACGGCAAAGACAGTTACGAAATTGAAAAAAGGACTCAGGCAATACGGAAATTCGTGGAGCCTGAGATTCCTTTTGAATTCGATATACAGATGTTTCAAGGGTCGTCAACCAGTGTGGACGAACTGCTTGACTTTTGTCAGTCATTTCCTCTTGCCGGCGACAGACGACTGGCGATAGTGAAGAACTTCAATTCGCTAAAGTTTGACGGGCGGAAGTATAACTCTCATCTGATAAGTTACTTTAAAAATCCATCTCCTCATACAACACTCGTTATGTTGTATGATGACGCTGCATTCCCCGAGAAGGAGCCTTACAAGACTCTTGCTGAACTGAACTATGTATTTGTAGCACGGACACCCGATTTTGATGATCTTGTTGAGTGGGTGGCTGCCACAGCGAAGCTTTCAGGCAAACGGCTGGAGAAACACGATGCGGAATTGCTTGTCAGTCTGACGGGTGATGACAAACTGATGATCGAGATGCAGCTCGAAAAACTGATCGAGTTTTCAGGTGAGTTCGATGAGATATCTGCGGATATGATAAAACGCTCTGTCGCCCCGACCAAGCAGTTTACCATCTTCGATTTTATCGACAAGGTTTTAATAAAAGATAAACCGGCAGCGCTGAGACTTCTCGGTAAGATTTTGAATCAGGGTGAGCCTGCACTTCTTATCCTGTTTCATCTGAACCGTCAGTTTTCCACAATTCTCGCCATGAGGGAGTCACTCTCTGCAGGCAGGAACGATTTTGAAGCTGCGTCAGAGGCAGGTATTCAAAAATGGCAACTCGACAAATTGAAGCCGGCACTTAAAAAATTCTCGTTTAAGGATTTAAGTCTTGTCTATGCAGCACTTCTGAGGGCAGACATAGCTTTAAAAAGCAGCGATACTGATGAAAAAACAGTCCTCTTTACTGCACTAAACGAAATTTTAATTTAA
- a CDS encoding peptidylprolyl isomerase, whose translation MRNLLLATLFVLISFTGCAQKKENTVSDRPVFNYDTLTVAVMKTNMGVIEIQLYPKEAPKTVENFTTLATQGYYNGIIFHRVIENFMIQGGDSTGTGMGGRSIYGSDFGDEFVMGLVFDKPGLLAMANRGPNTNTSQFFITTGKTDWLNYKHTIFGEVITGYDVAEKISKVKKGPQDKPVEPVVIQEIKIEKRKKK comes from the coding sequence ATGCGTAACCTTTTATTGGCAACTCTTTTTGTGCTTATCAGTTTTACGGGCTGTGCCCAGAAGAAAGAAAACACGGTTTCAGACAGACCTGTTTTTAATTATGACACCCTCACTGTTGCGGTAATGAAAACCAATATGGGTGTTATCGAGATACAATTGTATCCGAAAGAGGCTCCAAAAACAGTTGAAAACTTTACCACTCTCGCAACTCAGGGATACTATAACGGTATTATTTTTCATCGCGTGATCGAGAATTTTATGATTCAGGGTGGTGATTCCACCGGTACCGGAATGGGCGGAAGATCGATATATGGCAGTGACTTTGGCGATGAGTTTGTAATGGGACTCGTTTTCGACAAACCTGGACTTCTCGCAATGGCGAACAGAGGACCGAATACCAACACTTCACAGTTTTTCATTACAACAGGGAAGACCGACTGGTTGAATTATAAACACACCATATTTGGTGAAGTAATTACCGGGTACGATGTAGCTGAAAAAATCAGCAAAGTCAAGAAAGGTCCGCAGGACAAACCCGTTGAGCCCGTTGTAATTCAAGAGATTAAAATAGAGAAAAGGAAGAAAAAATGA
- the gcvT gene encoding glycine cleavage system aminomethyltransferase GcvT: MKKTRLYSEHVKHGAKLVEFAGYSMPIQYESIIAEHKAVRNSVGLFDVSHMGEVIIEGDAAFEYVQNLTINDVSTLFPGRVQYSAMCYEDGGIVDDLLVYKLDQKKFMLVINASNIEKDIEWMHRNNTHGVSIKDVSDEFTLIAVQGPYSKKVVEAVFGIKLDIEYYHFTYGEFAGEKVLISRTGYTGELGYELYFTGNEEMACKLWDSLMKHGNDYFIKPCGLGSRDSLRLEMGFCLYGNDIDATTNPLEAGLGWITKLKKEKFTGKDSLLKIKEDGLKRKLTPLVCLTKSFPRHGYEVVAGDTVVGHLTSGTVSPVLEQGIALAYIDVNYLNSDSRLEMMVRGNRIPVSVTKLPFIKK; the protein is encoded by the coding sequence GTGAAAAAGACCAGACTTTATTCAGAACATGTGAAACATGGTGCTAAATTGGTTGAATTCGCCGGCTACAGCATGCCGATTCAATATGAATCGATAATTGCCGAGCACAAGGCGGTAAGGAACAGCGTGGGGCTCTTTGATGTGAGCCACATGGGTGAAGTAATTATAGAAGGTGATGCAGCATTTGAGTATGTTCAGAACCTTACGATAAATGATGTATCCACACTCTTTCCGGGCAGGGTTCAGTATTCTGCCATGTGTTATGAGGATGGTGGTATCGTGGATGACCTGCTTGTTTACAAGCTCGATCAGAAAAAGTTTATGCTCGTTATCAATGCATCAAATATTGAAAAAGATATTGAATGGATGCACAGGAACAATACTCATGGAGTGAGCATTAAGGATGTAAGCGATGAGTTTACTCTTATTGCCGTTCAGGGACCATATTCAAAGAAAGTGGTTGAAGCAGTGTTTGGTATTAAACTCGACATCGAGTATTACCATTTCACTTATGGTGAGTTTGCAGGAGAGAAAGTTTTGATCTCAAGAACCGGTTATACCGGAGAACTTGGATACGAACTCTACTTCACGGGAAATGAAGAGATGGCATGCAAGTTGTGGGATTCTTTGATGAAACATGGCAATGATTATTTTATCAAGCCATGTGGACTTGGTTCCCGCGATTCTCTCAGACTTGAGATGGGATTTTGTCTATACGGCAACGATATCGATGCGACGACAAATCCGCTCGAAGCCGGTCTTGGCTGGATCACGAAACTGAAAAAAGAGAAGTTTACCGGTAAAGATTCACTTCTGAAAATAAAAGAAGACGGTCTTAAGAGAAAACTTACTCCGCTTGTTTGCCTTACAAAATCATTTCCGAGACACGGTTATGAAGTAGTGGCAGGCGATACAGTAGTTGGTCATCTGACAAGCGGGACAGTAAGTCCTGTACTCGAACAAGGAATTGCTCTTGCGTACATCGATGTTAATTACTTAAATTCTGACAGCAGACTTGAGATGATGGTTAGAGGGAACAGAATCCCTGTAAGCGTTACAAAGCTGCCCTTTATAAAAAAATAG
- the uppP gene encoding undecaprenyl-diphosphatase UppP, translated as MSILEAIILGIVQGITEFLPISSTAHLTITGKMLGLINNNKPEEWTAIIAIIQLGTLASILIYFAKDIYNIVIEFFRDNLVQRKSFKKQSLNSRLGWLVIIGTLPVVIIGLGFKDIIEGALTKNLYVIATSLIVLAIVLFIAEKTAKFKNGIEDVGIKEAIVVGIAQALALIPGSSRSGTTITAGLFMGMNREAAARFSFLLSIPAILASGLLQLKEGLKFLNNDYLFAIGVATVVSGISGYLAIDFLLKFLKKNSTNLFIVYRIVAGLIILALLASKTITP; from the coding sequence ATGTCAATTCTCGAAGCAATAATCCTTGGCATAGTTCAGGGAATCACCGAATTTTTACCAATATCCTCGACTGCACACCTTACCATCACAGGTAAGATGCTCGGGTTGATAAACAACAATAAACCGGAAGAATGGACAGCGATCATCGCCATCATACAGCTTGGCACACTCGCTTCAATTCTTATTTATTTTGCAAAAGACATATATAACATTGTTATAGAGTTCTTCAGGGATAACCTGGTGCAGAGGAAAAGCTTCAAAAAGCAGTCGTTGAATTCAAGGCTTGGCTGGCTGGTAATAATCGGAACCCTTCCGGTTGTAATTATTGGTCTCGGCTTTAAGGATATTATTGAAGGCGCCCTTACCAAGAATCTTTATGTTATTGCCACATCCCTGATTGTTTTGGCGATTGTACTTTTTATTGCCGAGAAAACTGCAAAATTCAAAAATGGGATTGAAGATGTTGGGATAAAAGAAGCCATCGTGGTAGGAATTGCGCAGGCTTTAGCACTGATTCCCGGGTCATCCCGTTCAGGCACGACAATAACCGCCGGCCTTTTTATGGGTATGAACCGTGAAGCGGCGGCTCGTTTTTCTTTCCTGCTCAGCATTCCTGCCATACTGGCGAGTGGATTGCTTCAGCTCAAGGAAGGTCTGAAATTCCTTAACAACGATTATTTGTTTGCAATCGGGGTGGCAACAGTAGTTTCGGGAATCAGCGGTTATCTTGCAATTGATTTTCTGCTAAAATTCCTGAAGAAAAACTCAACGAACCTTTTTATTGTTTACAGAATTGTAGCCGGTCTGATAATACTGGCACTTTTAGCTTCAAAAACAATTACACCATAA
- a CDS encoding DNA translocase FtsK, with translation MSGKTKKDSGRTYFELSQEKKKRLLGLFIISFSVLLFLSILSFSPADDPQIRNASVKALPTKNWLGIAGAYIALFFVKSAFGYFSLVIPVITGMWGFVLFKKFDIRRLIYITNFLLSSAFILASFWGTIYSLGGVVEDTAVVLAGGLGKTMGGLAYQFLGGIGSVTLFVVLMVTVLVITFDLKIDKFFVFLADKGKDAFESGVNKVKEKSEKVSSQREERKSSLEKSQDKISKVIKGEKSEKPPVYADELEFEQIIPEPVQPVRPKPVFTTSVKTNADIVPPPPRVERAIPEARFSTDDYNIPDGDFLIKADDSGHYAEEAELESKKIRLKEKLALFDIEIEKIDTTAGPVVTLFEIVPAPGVKISKILSLENDIALALAAKGIRIIAPMPGRGTIGVEIPNDNPSIVLAGSVLPDLKNSKCSLPIALGKSISGQTFVDDLARVPHLLIAGATGSGKSVGVNMIIASLLFSKYPSEVKFAIIDPKKVELSVYETLKHHFLVKSPDISEYIVSSPQSAVILLKSVVLEMELRYDKLSNIGVRNIVDYNNKIKSGTVKLREDENLLHRFMPYIVVVIDELADLMITAGKDVEEPIARLAQMARAVGIHLVVATQRPSVDVITGVIKANFPARIAYQTAQRTDSRTILDMNGAEQLLGRGDMLYLPPGTPKPIRIQNAYITTDEIEKLIEVVSEQPYPDEIYELPSLIDKKANDAGALNDLDPLFTEAAQSVVRSQQGSVSFLQRKLKVGYARAARIVDQLEAAGIVGAGEGSKAREILVESDDELETILRNL, from the coding sequence ATGAGCGGAAAAACGAAAAAAGACAGCGGCAGAACTTATTTTGAGTTATCGCAAGAGAAGAAGAAGAGGCTGTTGGGTCTTTTCATCATTTCGTTTTCTGTGCTCCTTTTCCTGAGTATCCTATCATTTTCCCCCGCAGATGATCCGCAGATCAGAAATGCTTCGGTAAAGGCACTTCCCACAAAAAACTGGCTGGGAATAGCCGGAGCCTACATTGCCCTTTTCTTTGTCAAATCAGCATTTGGATATTTCTCCCTCGTCATTCCTGTAATTACCGGGATGTGGGGTTTCGTGCTGTTTAAAAAGTTTGATATTCGCAGACTGATTTACATTACAAATTTCCTGTTAAGTTCGGCTTTTATTCTCGCTTCATTCTGGGGAACAATTTATTCTCTCGGAGGAGTGGTCGAGGATACTGCGGTTGTTCTTGCTGGCGGACTTGGGAAGACGATGGGCGGACTCGCTTATCAGTTTCTCGGAGGCATAGGTTCCGTTACTCTATTTGTGGTACTCATGGTTACAGTACTGGTAATTACATTTGATTTAAAGATAGACAAATTCTTTGTATTTCTTGCCGACAAGGGAAAAGATGCCTTCGAATCAGGTGTGAATAAAGTGAAGGAAAAATCGGAGAAGGTTTCTTCACAGAGAGAGGAAAGGAAATCGTCTCTCGAAAAAAGTCAGGATAAAATCAGCAAAGTAATTAAGGGCGAAAAATCGGAAAAACCCCCCGTTTATGCCGATGAACTCGAATTCGAACAGATTATCCCGGAACCGGTTCAGCCGGTAAGACCAAAGCCTGTTTTTACCACTTCAGTCAAGACCAACGCTGATATTGTGCCTCCACCTCCAAGAGTTGAAAGGGCAATACCGGAAGCCAGATTTTCGACAGATGATTATAACATTCCGGACGGAGATTTTCTCATTAAGGCTGATGACTCCGGTCATTATGCAGAGGAAGCCGAGCTTGAGAGTAAAAAGATAAGATTAAAAGAAAAGCTCGCACTTTTTGATATAGAAATTGAAAAAATAGATACCACAGCAGGACCTGTGGTTACGCTTTTTGAAATTGTTCCTGCTCCCGGGGTGAAGATCAGCAAAATTTTGTCATTGGAGAACGATATTGCTTTGGCTCTTGCAGCAAAAGGAATAAGAATAATTGCTCCAATGCCGGGAAGAGGTACCATCGGGGTTGAGATTCCGAACGACAATCCATCGATCGTACTCGCCGGTTCTGTTTTGCCCGATCTTAAAAACAGCAAATGCTCATTGCCGATAGCCCTTGGGAAGTCGATCTCGGGACAGACTTTTGTGGATGACCTTGCACGGGTGCCCCACCTTCTGATTGCGGGAGCCACAGGGTCGGGAAAATCGGTCGGTGTCAATATGATCATTGCATCGCTCCTCTTTTCGAAGTATCCATCAGAAGTGAAGTTTGCTATTATTGATCCCAAGAAAGTGGAACTTTCTGTTTATGAGACTTTAAAACATCACTTCCTTGTAAAATCGCCCGATATCAGCGAGTATATAGTTTCGTCACCACAGAGTGCAGTAATTTTGCTCAAATCTGTTGTGCTCGAGATGGAGCTTCGCTATGACAAGCTCTCGAATATTGGAGTGAGGAATATCGTTGATTACAACAACAAGATAAAGTCAGGTACAGTAAAACTGAGAGAGGATGAAAACCTCCTTCACAGATTCATGCCTTATATCGTAGTTGTGATTGACGAGTTGGCGGACCTTATGATTACAGCTGGCAAGGATGTGGAAGAACCGATTGCCAGACTTGCTCAGATGGCAAGAGCCGTTGGAATCCACCTTGTAGTCGCAACTCAGAGACCTTCTGTGGATGTAATAACAGGTGTGATAAAAGCAAATTTCCCTGCAAGAATTGCATATCAGACTGCCCAAAGAACCGATTCGCGTACCATTCTTGATATGAATGGTGCAGAACAGTTGCTCGGAAGAGGTGACATGCTTTATTTGCCTCCGGGCACTCCGAAGCCGATAAGAATTCAGAATGCCTACATCACCACAGATGAAATAGAAAAACTGATCGAAGTGGTTTCAGAGCAACCTTATCCAGATGAAATTTATGAATTGCCTTCACTTATTGACAAAAAGGCAAATGATGCAGGTGCATTGAATGACCTTGACCCGCTCTTTACCGAGGCTGCACAATCTGTTGTGAGAAGTCAGCAGGGTTCTGTCTCTTTCCTTCAAAGGAAATTAAAGGTCGGTTATGCAAGAGCTGCCAGAATAGTTGATCAGCTTGAAGCTGCAGGAATAGTCGGAGCAGGAGAAGGAAGCAAGGCAAGGGAAATACTGGTTGAATCAGATGATGAACTTGAAACAATATTGCGGAATCTGTAG